The region GCATATTGTCTAAACGATAGTGAACAAATTGAAATTCTATTTAAAAGAAGATTATTAAATAAAGCATTTAAGCAGAATATAGATATTCAAAAATACAATGAAATAAGGAAAGAGGTGGATGAATGAGTAAACAAAATATCCAAAAACGAAAATCAAACGTTAGCTCATTAAAAGAGCAATTAACTGCTGGTGAAACAAAATTACAAGATGGAGTTTTTATATTTAATGGGCCATTGACAATTTCGGAATTTTCTCTTAAAATAAATAAAAACCCTACTGAAATATTGACCTATTATTTTAAAAAAGGAATAATCAAAACAATTAACACAACATTAAGCGAAGATGAAATAGCAGAACTTTGTTTTGAATTTAATTTAGATTTTAAAAAAGAAGAAAATGTTGATGCTCAAAATTTATTTAATAAGCTTGAAATTGTTGAAGACCCAAATGATTTAGCTTCTAGACCCCCAATAGTAACAATTATGGGACATGTTGACCATGGTAAGACTACATTAATTGATAGAATAAGACATAGTAATGTTACTGAAACAGAATTCGGTGGTATTACTCAACACACCGGAGCATATCAAGTTGAATATCAAGGACGCAAAATTACATTTTTAGATACACCTGGTCATGAGGCCTTTACTGAAATGCGTTCAAGGGGAGCAAAAATTACTGATATAGTAGTCATTGTAGTTGCGGCAGATGATGGAGTTAAACCCCAAACTATAGAAGCAATAGACCATGCAAAAGCAGCCAATGTGCCAATTATTGTTTTTGTTAATAAAATGGATAAGCAAGGAGCCGATATTGAAAGAATAAAAAGCGAACTTGCTGATAACAATGTTTTATGTGAAGAATGAGGTGGAAACTACCAATTTGTTTA is a window of Metamycoplasma hominis ATCC 23114 DNA encoding:
- a CDS encoding YlxR family protein; the encoded protein is MVKPIQRKSIVDNKIYDIDLLLRFSKDKNNLISFDPYKKNPGRGAYCLNDSEQIEILFKRRLLNKAFKQNIDIQKYNEIRKEVDEWVNKISKNENQTLAH